Proteins encoded within one genomic window of Dyadobacter chenhuakuii:
- a CDS encoding TonB-dependent receptor family protein yields the protein MMRSKGFNIIIFLLALSCVAHAQSRTSDKKTPKPDSAAATSGISSDQNLKELTVTEKATDFGFSRLRGVENMGIYEGKKSEVITPDQLVANLSTNNARQVYSRVAGLNIWENDGGGLQLSIGGRGLDPNRTSNFNVRQNGHDISADALGYPESYYTPPIEAVGRIQIVRGAASLQYGTQFGGLINFVMRKPVADKKLEITARQSVGSFGFYNTFTSASGTVGKLSYYTFFQYKKADGWRENSHFQNKTAYADIDYKISDKTSIGIDVTHMDYLAKQPGGLSDAMFLQDPRQTNRERNWFQVGWNMLALHFDQKLSETSDFNVRLFGLSAHRYSLGFRPNRVATIDDNSERDLIKGNFTNWGAEARYLKRYFVAKKLSVLLVGGRFYHGYNHSLQGVGTSAKDADFNFVEPERFITYDYRFPNRNVSLFAENIFYLSDRLSITPGVRFEYIKTTADGFYGNISRDLAGNIINITRTEENRKNGRQFVLAGVGVSYKPHSNVEVYGNISQNYRSITFSDMRISNPSSVIDPNLKDEKGYSIDLGFRSHQTAFFNYDVSLFYLNYNNRIGEVQFYDESNRVLRLRSNVGQAIITGVESYAEADFFKLANPEEKDWSTVLFANIAFIKSEYKNSEIPGVQGNEVEFVPKVNLKTGLRVGFKKLKGSFQLTHLTDQFSEATNAVEGGVSSVVGIIPAYKIMDLSLSYEWKRLKLETSINNLTNEMYFTRRATGYPGPGILPSDGRGYYVTLQVKI from the coding sequence ATGATGAGATCAAAGGGCTTTAACATTATCATTTTTTTACTGGCCCTTTCATGTGTCGCCCATGCGCAATCGCGCACTTCCGACAAAAAAACGCCAAAACCGGACAGTGCTGCCGCTACTTCCGGCATTTCCAGCGACCAGAATTTAAAGGAACTGACCGTGACCGAAAAAGCAACGGATTTCGGTTTCTCGCGCCTTCGCGGAGTTGAAAATATGGGCATTTACGAAGGCAAAAAATCCGAGGTTATCACGCCCGATCAACTCGTTGCCAACCTTTCTACCAACAATGCGCGGCAAGTTTATTCACGGGTTGCAGGTCTTAATATCTGGGAAAATGACGGGGGCGGATTACAGCTGAGCATTGGTGGCCGCGGCCTGGATCCCAACCGGACTTCCAACTTTAATGTTCGCCAGAATGGCCACGACATCAGCGCCGATGCGCTGGGTTACCCTGAAAGTTATTACACCCCTCCTATCGAGGCCGTGGGACGGATTCAAATTGTTCGCGGAGCGGCATCGCTGCAATATGGCACACAATTCGGCGGGTTGATCAATTTTGTGATGCGCAAGCCTGTGGCAGACAAAAAACTGGAAATCACTGCCCGGCAAAGCGTCGGGTCTTTTGGCTTTTATAACACATTCACCAGCGCCAGCGGCACGGTGGGAAAGCTGAGTTACTACACTTTTTTTCAATACAAAAAAGCCGACGGCTGGCGGGAGAATTCGCATTTTCAGAATAAAACAGCATATGCAGATATCGACTATAAGATTTCGGATAAAACCAGCATTGGCATTGATGTCACGCACATGGATTATCTTGCAAAGCAGCCGGGCGGCCTTTCTGATGCGATGTTTCTGCAAGATCCAAGGCAGACCAACCGTGAAAGAAACTGGTTCCAGGTTGGCTGGAACATGCTCGCCCTGCATTTTGACCAGAAATTAAGTGAAACCAGTGATTTCAATGTAAGGCTCTTCGGACTTTCGGCACACCGCTATTCACTGGGTTTCAGGCCGAACCGCGTCGCGACGATCGATGACAATAGCGAGCGCGATTTGATCAAAGGTAATTTTACGAACTGGGGCGCTGAGGCGCGTTATCTGAAAAGGTATTTTGTAGCCAAAAAACTGTCTGTACTGCTCGTTGGCGGGCGTTTCTATCATGGCTATAATCACAGTTTGCAGGGCGTAGGGACCAGTGCCAAGGATGCTGATTTCAATTTCGTCGAGCCGGAGCGCTTCATTACTTACGATTACCGCTTTCCAAACAGGAATGTATCGCTGTTTGCAGAGAACATTTTTTATCTCTCCGACCGGCTCTCCATTACGCCGGGTGTAAGGTTTGAGTATATAAAAACAACGGCAGATGGCTTCTATGGCAACATTTCACGCGATCTGGCGGGCAACATTATCAACATTACACGCACGGAGGAAAATCGTAAAAACGGGCGACAGTTTGTGCTGGCAGGTGTCGGTGTCAGCTATAAGCCACATTCAAATGTGGAGGTTTACGGAAATATTTCGCAAAACTACCGCTCGATCACATTCAGTGACATGCGCATTTCAAATCCCTCCTCCGTGATCGATCCGAACCTGAAAGACGAGAAAGGTTACAGCATCGACCTCGGTTTCCGAAGCCATCAGACTGCATTTTTCAATTACGACGTCAGCCTTTTTTACCTCAACTATAACAACCGGATCGGAGAAGTGCAGTTTTATGACGAAAGCAACCGGGTTCTCAGGCTGCGCAGCAATGTTGGCCAGGCCATTATTACGGGTGTTGAATCGTATGCAGAAGCTGATTTTTTCAAACTGGCAAACCCGGAAGAAAAGGATTGGAGCACTGTGCTCTTTGCCAACATTGCTTTCATAAAATCGGAATATAAAAACAGCGAAATTCCTGGTGTTCAGGGCAATGAAGTTGAATTTGTTCCAAAAGTAAATTTAAAGACCGGTCTGAGAGTTGGATTCAAAAAGCTGAAAGGTTCCTTCCAGCTAACGCATCTGACCGACCAGTTTTCGGAAGCGACCAATGCCGTTGAAGGAGGCGTTTCGTCCGTGGTGGGCATTATTCCAGCATACAAGATCATGGATCTCAGCCTCTCCTACGAGTGGAAGCGCCTGAAACTAGAAACCAGCATCAACAACCTCACCAATGAAATGTACTTCACCCGCCGCGCCACCGGCTACCCCGGCCCCGGCATCCTCCCCTCAGACGGAAGAGGTTATTATGTGACATTGCAGGTTAAGATTTAA